One region of Cottoperca gobio chromosome 19, fCotGob3.1, whole genome shotgun sequence genomic DNA includes:
- the LOC115024705 gene encoding methionine-R-sulfoxide reductase B1-A, with protein sequence MSFCRFFGSEVYKDHFKPGMYVCSKCNHPLFSSRSKFAHSSPWPAFTDTIREDSVTKMMESLTAFKVLCGKCGNGLGHEFVNDGPEEAASRFUIFSHSLKFVPNKGKDKQ encoded by the exons ATGTCCTTCTGTCGGTTCTTTGGGAGTGAGGTCTACAAGGATCATTTCAAACCAG GTATGTACGTGTGCTCCAAGTGTAACCACCCGCTGTTCTCCAGTCGGTCCAAGTTCGCCCATTCGTCTCCCTGGCCGGCTTTCACCGACACCATCAGAGAGGACAGCGTCACCAAGATGATGGAGAGTCTCACCGCCTTCAAG GTTCTGTGTGGTAAGTGTGGCAACGGGCTGGGCCATGAGTTTGTGAATGACGGCCCGGAGGAAGCAGCCTCACGCTTTTGAATATTCAGTCACTCGCTGAAGTTTGTCCCCAACAAAG
- the neurl2 gene encoding neuralized-like protein 2 — MESVPDQFMEFHPIHGINVRLDDSGTQATRVESFANGVCFSKQPLKPGEIFLIEIEDKELGWCGHLRVGLTARDPGNLDVVPEYSIPDLTDSGDSWVFAITRNHNKVIEDPAAGGQEAGDEGPAGGRRLGRGEAEDGAGDAGGYINIKPETFFTDSHLYIENFRIPKDKLVGRSRPGRYSHILDDLYKTNSLPPTARRSRIGVLYVPRGRDLADMHIVINGEDMGASAKGIPSIQPLHAVVDVFAATKCVRIVQVEYGFSSLQTLCRMAIQKHIVHRMAIDWLELPEAMKHYCKYE; from the exons ATGGAGTCCGTTCCCGACCAGTTCATGGAATTCCACCCGATCCACGGTATCAACGTCAGACTGGACGACTCAGGAACACAGGCCACCCGTGTGGAGAGCTTTGCAAATGGAGTGTGTTTCAGCAAACAGCCTCTGAAGCCCGGGGAGATTTTTCTAATAGAGATCGAGGATAAGGAGCTGGGCTGGTGCGGCCACCTCCGGGTCGGCCTGACTGCCAGGGACCCCGGCAACTTAGATGTGGTACCTGAATACTCCATTCCAGACCTGACAGACTCAGGGGACAGTTGGGTATTTGCCATCACTCGCAACCACAACAAGGTCATAGAGGACCCTGCAGCAGGGGGTCAAGAGGCCGGAGACGAAGGACCGGCTGGGGGTCGGAGGCTCGGACGAGGGGAGGCTGAGGATGGAGCTGGAGATGCAGGAGGATATATCAACATCAAACCAGAAACCTTTTTCACTGACTCTCACTTGTACATTGAGAATTTTCGGATCCCCAAAGACAAGCTGGTCGGGCGGAGCAGGCCCGGACGCTACAGCCACATTTTGGACGACTTGTATAAGACCAACTCCCTGCCTCCCACAGCCAGACGCAGCCGGATAGGAGTACTGTATGTGCCCAGAGGGCGAGACCTGGCTGATATGCACATTGTCATCAATGGTGAGGACATGGGGGCTTCTGCAAAGGGGATCCCCTCCATCCAGCCTCTCCATGCTGTGGTGGACGTCTTCGCTGCTACTAAGTGTGTCCGGATTGTCCAGGTGGAGTATGGAT TCTCGTCCTTGCAGACGTTGTGCAGGATGGCCATCCAGAAGCACATTGTCCACAGGATGGCCATCGACTGGCTGGAGCTGCCCGAGGCGATGAAGCACTACTGCAAGTATGAATAA
- the tex2l gene encoding testis-expressed protein 2 produces MAESGMNGERRSEDKGGGGGGGGSPQSPHSPALGLSPVGGTKRHLPRGIVIQLTGTEGEWDSLDDSELIFSLDHDDDYPSISLSKERQLSVEDDRKLQSQAFHVPLSPSSPGSLGNCSAIGPGFLSPGLSSPTHRPFASLVKSLSTELELKEGSTLRPRPLLSLVKSISTELSRSEPEVSQSKSDSRLNIHLWKQFTQPKMRSNGDSRTAPPSPCSHSPVGEGLRGGFFKMELEDTKRKLSEAVHEPLSSMFSKIMREESTGGPKYQCKSQGAHPVSSRGLGREGNTDTVLSESPVRNTRKTDADVSPVFDWPSVRPPGRSQRSPCPVHHHRQHHRDEELEICTDGDIMQVLAMETHGQARRSPTLAAPLVRTSPRSQPPHPLPRMTLFGVALLSYGYFILPLSPYLSGLALGLALGFLLGLLLIRMGSPRSRCSAPSYRPVQTLLGEGILTGVRTEPDTLKGWMNEIHDYDPETYHPALTHSVFAALEGSCLRLDSPRNNISRRATYDERVHEAAFVKSRSFQLAKSKVSLLPSVLARKRLWNPKYPICIQLAGGANSQEAEGGRSEESRGVEEPGAEPASPQQSSSKHVHDLPMTLYLFGRTGREKEEWFRHFLLVSTDTERGKDRERQKPGRCESRSGDTALAPSVTAQGNVGSSDDDAPFTPPASCIPAAPVCQTSSSTWGLSMLDYPGYMARLLATDESTPLSSPGGSGSAETSPTTMKGTCTCDVAEHSGTSQTAWANALIGRIFWDFLREKHWADVVSRKIQKKLSKIRLPYFMNELTLTELDMGCSMPHITTTSRPEVNHRGLWVELQLVYTGALQMTLQTKFNLSKLGKEGGQDTDCTTETGSPRCRPIFSVLADSDEESSSAGSSDEEELLLSEPQGPVGEKGSTPVTDGAAGGKTGKKIWRFVDKITKSKYFQKATENEFIKKKFEEMSNTPLLLTVEVQELSGSLVVNIPPPPTDRIWYSFCVPPKLDLHVRPKLGEREVTFCHVTEWIEKKLQDEFQKVFVLPNMDDIYVPLMHSGVDSPQAPQHLSSQSQRSQWSSTESIERIPPEISESD; encoded by the exons ATGGCAGAGAGTGGAATGAATGGGGAGAGAAGAAGCGAGgataaaggaggaggaggaggcggaggtggATCTCCTCAGTCGCCCCACAGCCCGGCTCTTGGACTCTCCCCAGTCGGTGGGACCAAGAGGCATCTCCCTCGAGGGATTGTGATTCAGCTCACTGGGACAGAGGGAGAATGGGACAGTCTAGACGACAGTGAGCTCATCTTCTCCCTTGACCACGATGACGACTACCCCTCTATATCTCTCTCAAAGGAGAGGCAGCTTTCTGTTGAGGATGACAGAAAGTTGCAGTCCCAAGCTTTCCACGTCCCTCTTTCCCCCTCGTCCCCTGGCTCTCTGGGCAACTGCTCGGCCATTGGCCCCGGCTTCCTCTCCCCTGGCCTTTCGTCTCCCACCCACCGACCCTTCGCAAGCCTTGTCAAGTCTCTCTCCACAGAGCTGGAGCTCAAAGAAGGCTCCACCCTCAGACCTAGGCCCCTTCTCAGCCTCGTAAAGTCGATCTCCACGGAGCTCTCCCGCTCAGAGCCAGAGGTATCACAGTCGAAGTCAGACTCCCGCCTCAACATCCATCTGTGGAAGCAGTTCACCCAACCAAAAATGCGCAGCAATGGGGACTCTCGCACCGCACCCCCTTCTCCTTGCTCGCACTCTCCAGTTGGAGAGGGTCTGCGAGGGGGCTTCTTCAAAATGGAGTTAGAGGACACCAAGAGGAAGCTCTCGGAGGCTGTGCACGAGCCtttgagcagcatgttcagtaagatcatgagagaggagagcacGGGAGGCCCCAAATACCAGTGTAAGAGCCAGGGGGCTCATCCGGTCAGCTCCAGAGGTTTGGGGCGTGAAGGTAACACGGACACGGTTCTCTCTGAGTCTCCTGTGAGGAACACTAGAAAAACAGATGCTGATGTTTCACCTGTGTTTGACTGGCCTTCTGTTAGACCTCCTGGGAGAAGTCAGCGTAGCCCCTGCCCTGTGCATCACCACAGGCAACATCACCGGGATGAGGAGCTGGAAATATGTACAGACGGAGACATAATGCAAGTATTAGCCATGGAGACTCACGGACAGGCGAGGAGATCTCCTACCCTTGCAGCACCCCTGGTTAGGACTTCTCCCCGTTCTCAGCCACCTCACCCTCTTCCACGCATGACTTTATTCGGTGTGGCATTGCTGTCCTATGGCTATTTCATTCTACCTCTCAGTCCTTACCTCTCTGGCCTGGCTCTGGGATTAGCATTGGGCTTCTTGCTAGGACTGTTGCTCATTAGGATGGGTTCCCCCAGGTCCCGCTGCTCAGCTCCTTCATACAGACCAGTACAGACTCTGTTGGGAGAGGGGATTCTGACAGGTGTCCGTACTGAACCTGACACCCTCAAG GGCTGGATGAATGAGATACATGACTACGACCCAGAAACCTACCATCCAGCTCTGACTCACTCCGTGTTTGCCGCCCTGGAGGGCTCCTGTCTCCGTCTGGACTCCCCGCGTAACAACATCAGCCGCAGGGCCACGTATGATGAGAGAGTCCACGAGGCCGCCTTCGTCAAGTCACGCTCCTTTCAGCTTGCAAAAAGCAAA GTATCCCTGCTGCCATCTGTGCTGGCTCGAAAGAGGTTGTGGAACCCGAAGTATCCCATCTGCATCCAACTGGCCGGGGGAGCGAACTCTCAAGAGGCTGAGGGAGGAAGGTCGGAGGAGAGTCGGGGGGTGGAGGAGCCGGGAGCTGAACCTGCAAGTCCACAACAAAGCTCCTCCAAACACGTCCACGACCTTCCCATGACTCTTTACCTCTTTGGCCgcacaggaagagagaaggaagagtgGTTTCGTCACTTCCTGCTCGTATCTACGGACACGGAGAGGGGAAAGGATAGGGAAAGACAGAAGCCTGGCAGATGTGAATCCAGATCGG GTGACACCGCATTGGCACCGAGCGTTACTGCCCAAGGTAATGTAGGCAGCAGTGACGACGACGCCCCCTTCACACCTCCAGCCTCCTGCATccctgcagctcctgtctgtcaGACCTCCAGTAGCACCTGGGGCCTTTCAATGCTCGACTACCCAGGATACATGGCTCGTCTCCTGGCCACAGACGAGTCAACCCCCCTCTCCAGTCCTGGAGGCAGCGGCAGTGCGGAGACGAGCCCGACCACCATGAAAGGAACT tgcaCCTGTGATGTAgcagagcattctgggacgaGCCAGACTGCGTGGGCGAACGCTCTAATTGGTCGAATCTTCTGGGACTTCCTGCGAGAGAAGCACTGGGCTGACGTGGTTTCCCGCAAGATCCAGAAGAAGCTGAGCAAGATCAGA CTGCCTTACTTTATGAATGAGCTGACTCTGACGGAGCTGGATATGGGCTGCTCTATGCCACACATCACTACTACCTCCAGACCAGAGGTAAACCACAGAG GCCTGTGGGTGGAGCTGCAGCTGGTCTACACTGGTGCCCTGCAGATGACTCTGCAGACCAAGTTCAACCTGTCCAAGCTGGGTAAAGAGGGGGGTCAGGATACAGACTGCACCACGGAGACCGGTAGCCCACG CTGCAGGCCCATCTTCAGTGTGTTGGCGGACAGTGATGAAGAGTCCTCCAGCGCTGGTTCATCTGATGAGGAAGAGCTGCTTCTCTCTGAGCCTCAGGGCCCAGTGGGGGAGAAGGGATCCACACCAGTAACTGATGG GGCGGCGGGCGGAAAGACTGGAAAGAAGATTTGGAGATTTGTGGACAAAATCACTAAATCCAAGTATTTCCAGAAGGCGACAGAGAACGAGTTCATCAAGAAGAAGTTTGAGGAGATGTCCAACACGCCCCTGCTGCTCACTGTGGAGGTTCAAGAGCTGTCGGGGTCTCTGGTCGTCAACATCCCGCCGCCCCCTACAGACAGAATATG GTACAGCTTCTGCGTGCCCCCCAAGCTGGATCTGCACGTCCGTCCCAAACTAGGGGAGAGGGAGGTGACTTTTTGTCATGTGACCGAGTGGATTGAAAAGAAACTGCAGGATGAGTTCCAG aAAGTGTTTGTACTCCCAAACATGGACGACATATATGTACCCCTGATGCACTCGGGGGTGGACAGCCCTCAAGCCCCCCAGCACCTGTCCTCTCAGTCCCAACGCTCCCAATGGTCCTCCACAGAGTCCATCGAGAGGATCCCACCGGAGATCTCAGAGTCTGACTAG